The following coding sequences are from one Formosa haliotis window:
- a CDS encoding M23 family metallopeptidase — MSKVKYYYDPETLSYRKIERKKRNTFKFILAFITAAALFGFLTIFITSHFVESPKEKALKRELQNTQIQFDMLNKKMDEASEVLASIEDRDNNIYRIYFEANPIPEEQRKAGFGGINRYKDLEGYDNSKLIIESNKKLDILQKQIVVQSKSLDEIAKLAEDKEKLLAAIPAIQPVNNVDLTRIASGYGYRTDPFTKARKFHYGMDFTAPRGTPVYATGDGVVIRADNHSTGYGNHIRIDHGYGYVSLYAHLYKYNVKKNQKVERGDLIGFVGSTGRSEAPHLHYEIFKDDERINPTNFYYGSLTPEEYSRLLEKASLENQSLD, encoded by the coding sequence ATGAGTAAGGTAAAATATTATTATGATCCTGAGACGCTTTCCTATCGTAAAATAGAGCGTAAAAAACGTAATACGTTTAAGTTTATATTAGCATTTATTACTGCAGCGGCCTTATTTGGGTTTTTAACTATTTTTATTACTAGCCATTTTGTTGAATCGCCTAAAGAGAAAGCCCTAAAACGCGAGTTACAAAACACTCAGATACAATTTGATATGCTGAATAAAAAGATGGATGAAGCATCTGAAGTTTTAGCCAGTATTGAAGATAGAGACAACAACATATATCGCATTTATTTTGAAGCCAACCCTATTCCGGAAGAGCAACGTAAAGCTGGTTTTGGAGGTATAAACAGATATAAAGATTTAGAAGGCTACGACAATTCTAAACTTATAATAGAAAGCAATAAAAAGTTAGACATTCTTCAAAAACAAATTGTAGTGCAATCTAAATCTCTAGATGAAATTGCAAAATTAGCCGAAGACAAAGAAAAATTATTAGCTGCAATTCCAGCAATACAACCCGTAAATAATGTAGATTTAACGCGTATAGCTTCTGGTTACGGATACCGAACAGATCCCTTTACCAAAGCGAGGAAATTTCATTATGGTATGGATTTTACGGCACCGCGTGGAACCCCCGTGTATGCTACTGGAGATGGCGTAGTAATTCGTGCCGACAATCATTCCACCGGTTACGGAAATCATATTAGAATAGACCATGGTTATGGTTATGTAAGTTTATATGCGCATCTTTACAAGTACAATGTTAAGAAAAACCAGAAAGTAGAACGTGGAGATCTTATTGGATTTGTAGGAAGTACTGGTAGATCTGAAGCGCCACATTTACATTATGAAATTTTTAAAGACGACGAGCGTATTAACCCAACAAATTTCTATTACGGCAGTTTAACACCAGAAGAATATAGCCGTTTATTAGAAAAAGCATCATTAGAAAATCAATCATTAGATTAA
- the alaS gene encoding alanine--tRNA ligase yields MKSQDIRAKYLEFFKSKGHTIVPSAPLVLKNDPTLMFVNSGMAPFKEYFLGQAKPISNRIADSQKCLRVSGKHNDLEEVGYDTYHHTLFEMLGNWSFGDYFKKEAIAWCWELLTDVYGIDNDILYVTVFEGDKEDGTPMDQEAYDFWKEIVDEDRILLGNKKDNFWEMGDQGPCGPCSEIHVDIRSAEEKAKIDGKSLVNADHPQVVEIWNLVFMQYNRKANGSLETLPNKHIDTGMGFERLCMVLQGVQSNYDTDVFTPIIREIEIISKAKYGKDEKADVAIRVISDHVRAVAFSIADGQLPSNTGAGYVIRRILRRAVRYSFTFLDEKEPFIYRLVNVLSEKMGAAFPELKVQKQLIQNVIKEEEASFLRTLEQGLVLLNGIIEGASSKTISGEKAFELYDTYGFPIDLTSLILREKGLALDEAGFHAEMEKQKNRSRSASEMSTDDWTVLIEDDVQEFVGYDTLEAPVNITRYRKVVSKKEGTMYQLVFNLTPFYPEGGGQVGDKGYIESPNGDVTYILDTKKENNVVIHLVKELPDDINVVLQATVDAKQRYRTACNHTATHLLHQALREILGEHVEQKGSAVHSKHLRFDFSHFSKVTNDQLQDIESFVNARIEGKLPLQEQRNIPMQKAIDEGAMALFGEKYGDTVRAIRFGKSIELCGGTHVQNTADIWHFKIISESAVASGIRRIEAITNDAVKSFYTENSKIYFEMKDLLNNAQEPIKALQNLQDENSSLKKQVEQLLKEKAKNIKGLLKEEVETIGGIQFLAKQLDLDAAGIKDLAFELGDQLGNAFLVFGTEQNGKALLSCYISKGLVASHNLNAGQVVRELGKFIQGGGGGQPFFATAGGKNPEGIAEALQAAKQYVAK; encoded by the coding sequence ATGAAATCTCAAGACATTCGCGCTAAGTATTTAGAATTTTTTAAAAGTAAAGGACATACCATTGTGCCGTCTGCACCTTTGGTATTAAAAAACGATCCCACCTTAATGTTTGTAAATTCTGGAATGGCACCGTTTAAAGAGTACTTTTTAGGACAAGCGAAGCCCATAAGTAATCGTATAGCAGATTCGCAAAAATGCTTACGTGTTTCGGGTAAACATAACGATTTGGAAGAAGTAGGGTACGATACGTATCACCACACTTTATTTGAAATGTTGGGGAATTGGAGTTTTGGAGACTATTTTAAAAAGGAAGCCATTGCATGGTGTTGGGAGTTATTAACCGATGTTTATGGTATAGATAACGATATATTATATGTTACGGTTTTTGAAGGCGATAAGGAAGATGGCACACCTATGGATCAAGAAGCATACGATTTTTGGAAAGAAATTGTAGACGAAGATCGTATCCTTTTAGGGAATAAAAAAGATAACTTTTGGGAAATGGGCGATCAAGGTCCGTGTGGACCATGTAGCGAAATACATGTTGATATTCGTTCGGCAGAGGAGAAAGCTAAAATTGATGGAAAATCTTTAGTGAATGCCGATCATCCTCAAGTTGTAGAAATCTGGAACTTAGTATTTATGCAATACAATCGTAAAGCCAACGGAAGCTTAGAAACACTTCCTAATAAACATATCGATACCGGTATGGGCTTCGAACGTTTATGTATGGTATTGCAGGGCGTTCAATCTAATTACGATACCGATGTGTTTACGCCAATTATTAGAGAGATTGAAATAATTTCTAAAGCTAAATACGGGAAAGACGAAAAAGCCGATGTTGCCATTCGTGTTATCTCAGACCATGTGCGTGCGGTAGCTTTCTCTATTGCCGATGGTCAATTACCTAGTAATACGGGGGCGGGTTACGTAATACGTCGTATTTTACGTCGCGCCGTACGATACAGTTTCACATTTTTAGACGAGAAGGAACCATTTATTTATAGATTGGTGAATGTTTTAAGTGAAAAAATGGGAGCTGCTTTCCCTGAATTAAAAGTTCAAAAACAATTAATTCAGAATGTAATTAAAGAAGAAGAAGCTTCATTTTTAAGAACTTTAGAGCAAGGTTTGGTGCTCTTAAACGGTATTATTGAAGGTGCTTCATCTAAAACAATTTCTGGAGAAAAAGCATTCGAATTATACGATACTTACGGATTTCCTATCGATTTAACCTCTTTAATTCTTCGCGAAAAAGGATTAGCCTTAGATGAAGCTGGTTTTCATGCCGAAATGGAAAAACAAAAAAACAGATCGCGTTCTGCTAGCGAAATGTCTACAGACGATTGGACGGTTTTGATAGAAGATGATGTTCAAGAATTTGTAGGGTACGATACTTTAGAGGCGCCTGTTAATATAACACGATACAGAAAAGTAGTTTCTAAAAAAGAGGGAACGATGTATCAACTCGTGTTTAACTTAACACCGTTTTATCCAGAAGGTGGAGGTCAGGTTGGAGATAAAGGTTACATTGAATCTCCAAACGGAGATGTCACTTATATTCTAGATACTAAAAAGGAAAATAATGTTGTTATTCACTTAGTAAAAGAGCTTCCGGATGATATTAATGTGGTGCTTCAAGCTACAGTAGATGCAAAACAGCGTTACCGTACCGCTTGCAACCACACGGCAACCCACTTATTACACCAGGCTTTACGCGAAATATTAGGAGAGCATGTCGAGCAAAAAGGATCTGCTGTACATTCTAAGCATTTAAGATTCGATTTTTCTCACTTTTCTAAAGTAACGAACGATCAATTACAGGATATAGAAAGTTTTGTGAATGCGCGTATCGAAGGTAAACTTCCGTTGCAAGAACAGCGTAACATTCCAATGCAGAAGGCGATAGATGAAGGAGCGATGGCCTTATTTGGTGAAAAATATGGAGATACCGTTCGTGCCATTCGTTTCGGAAAATCGATAGAACTTTGTGGTGGTACACATGTACAGAATACCGCAGATATTTGGCATTTTAAAATTATTTCTGAAAGTGCTGTGGCCTCAGGAATTCGTAGAATTGAAGCCATTACTAATGATGCGGTTAAGAGTTTTTATACCGAAAACAGTAAGATTTACTTTGAAATGAAGGATTTGCTAAATAATGCGCAAGAGCCCATTAAAGCTCTGCAGAATTTACAAGACGAAAATTCAAGTTTAAAAAAGCAAGTTGAGCAATTATTGAAAGAGAAGGCTAAAAATATTAAAGGCTTGCTTAAAGAGGAAGTAGAAACTATAGGTGGTATACAGTTTTTAGCAAAACAATTAGATTTAGATGCGGCAGGAATAAAAGATTTAGCATTCGAGTTAGGCGATCAGTTAGGAAATGCATTTTTAGTTTTCGGTACCGAACAAAACGGAAAAGCTTTATTGTCTTGTTATATCTCTAAAGGATTAGTGGCTAGCCATAATTTAAATGCCGGCCAAGTGGTTCGCGAACTTGGGAAGTTTATTCAAGGAGGCGGTGGCGGACAGCCATTTTTTGCAACTGCTGGAGGTAAAAATCCAGAAGGTATTGCAGAGGCCTTACAGGCTGCAAAACAATATGTTGCCAAATAG
- a CDS encoding GSCFA domain-containing protein, whose product MKFLTEIPIQQQSENLIDYQSEVLLLGSCFVENIGKKLDYFKFKNLQNPFGVLFQPKAIENLIDKAVHNHTYTEADLFYFNDIWQCYEAHSKLSALSKEAVLTRLNSSLNQTKQFLQTATHVVITLGTAWIYKHEATHTIVANCHKVPQKSFKKELLSVADIRDSLNHILGLIASVNPNVTVLFTVSPIRHTKDGFVENTRSKAHLISAIHQVLETKKGNTFYFPSYEIMMDELRDYRFYTADLVHPNQMAIDYIWEKFQTAWLAPTTSPIMKEIHGVQSGLQHKPFNESSEQHQKFLQNLEQRIHTIQKKLDRNLFNM is encoded by the coding sequence ATGAAATTTTTAACCGAGATCCCAATACAACAACAAAGCGAAAATCTTATAGATTATCAATCAGAAGTGTTGTTATTGGGATCTTGTTTTGTAGAAAATATTGGCAAAAAATTAGACTACTTTAAATTTAAAAATCTTCAGAATCCCTTTGGGGTATTATTTCAACCCAAAGCCATCGAAAATTTAATAGATAAAGCTGTCCATAATCATACGTATACCGAGGCCGATTTATTTTATTTCAACGACATTTGGCAATGTTACGAAGCGCATTCTAAATTAAGCGCCCTATCTAAGGAAGCTGTCCTAACTAGATTGAACTCTTCCTTAAATCAAACTAAACAGTTTTTGCAAACGGCAACTCATGTTGTAATTACTTTAGGCACCGCCTGGATATATAAACATGAAGCGACACATACTATCGTTGCAAACTGTCATAAAGTTCCTCAAAAATCATTTAAAAAAGAACTGTTAAGTGTAGCAGACATTCGTGATTCTTTAAATCATATTTTAGGTTTAATCGCTTCGGTGAATCCTAACGTTACTGTGCTGTTTACCGTGTCTCCAATTCGACATACTAAAGACGGATTTGTTGAAAATACACGCAGCAAAGCACACTTAATTTCGGCTATTCATCAAGTTCTTGAGACTAAAAAAGGAAATACATTTTATTTCCCATCTTATGAAATTATGATGGACGAGCTTCGTGATTATAGGTTTTATACTGCCGATTTAGTGCATCCTAACCAAATGGCTATCGATTATATTTGGGAGAAATTTCAAACGGCTTGGCTTGCTCCAACGACTAGTCCTATAATGAAGGAAATTCATGGTGTTCAATCAGGTTTACAGCATAAACCGTTTAATGAATCATCGGAACAACATCAAAAATTTCTTCAAAATTTAGAACAGCGCATACATACAATTCAAAAGAAATTAGATAGAAATTTGTTTAATATGTAA
- a CDS encoding DUF4230 domain-containing protein has product MRNIIFGILIAVALFFTLRYCSAAKEDKAELLESSQLIQEQIKNVGKLVVTEGHFSEVFTYKDSREVFPYLVSAEKKALVVVNADVTIAYDLSKIEYDIDETTKTLNITYIPEEEVKVYPEFEYYDIQADFLNQFQAKDYNAIKSRVKASLMKKVDKSDFKKNSKNRLISELSKFYILTNSLGWTLQYNQQPITHEQSLQDLKL; this is encoded by the coding sequence ATGCGTAATATTATTTTTGGAATCCTTATCGCAGTTGCTTTGTTTTTTACTTTAAGATACTGTAGTGCTGCAAAGGAAGATAAAGCAGAGCTGCTTGAAAGTTCGCAATTAATTCAGGAACAGATTAAGAATGTCGGTAAGCTCGTGGTTACCGAAGGGCATTTTAGCGAAGTGTTTACGTATAAAGATTCGCGTGAGGTGTTCCCCTATTTGGTGAGTGCCGAAAAGAAAGCTTTAGTGGTGGTAAATGCCGATGTTACGATAGCCTACGATTTAAGTAAAATTGAATATGATATTGACGAAACTACAAAAACGTTAAACATTACATACATACCAGAAGAAGAGGTTAAAGTATATCCAGAATTCGAATATTACGATATACAGGCCGATTTTTTAAATCAGTTTCAAGCGAAAGATTACAATGCTATTAAGAGTAGGGTAAAGGCATCGCTTATGAAAAAAGTTGATAAATCTGATTTTAAAAAGAATTCTAAAAACAGGTTAATCAGCGAATTGTCTAAGTTTTACATTTTAACCAATTCTTTGGGGTGGACCTTACAATATAATCAGCAACCTATTACACACGAACAAAGTTTGCAAGACCTAAAATTATAA
- a CDS encoding rhodanese-like domain-containing protein: MGLLDFLFRKQRRDIENFKSRGAIILDVRSKKEYNKGHIIGSENIPIDHLHQQVSVLRKTNKPFIVCCASGVRSAKAVKYLHINGIDATNGGSYQTLKQWL, translated from the coding sequence ATGGGATTACTAGATTTTTTATTCAGAAAGCAGCGACGCGACATTGAAAATTTTAAATCTAGGGGTGCCATAATTTTAGATGTACGCTCTAAAAAAGAATACAATAAAGGTCATATTATAGGATCGGAAAACATTCCTATAGACCATTTACACCAACAAGTTTCTGTTCTAAGAAAAACCAACAAGCCGTTTATAGTCTGTTGTGCGAGCGGTGTACGATCTGCCAAAGCAGTTAAATATTTACATATAAATGGCATAGACGCCACTAATGGAGGAAGCTACCAAACTTTAAAACAGTGGTTATAA
- a CDS encoding enoyl-CoA hydratase/isomerase family protein, translating into MAESYVKQSINDGVSCIEFYNPPHNGLPSHLLLQLEQELIQASNNDAVKVVVLQSGGDRTFCAGASFNELITIETEAEGKIFFSGFAKVINAMRTCPKFIICKVQGKTVGGGVGIAAASDYCLATQYAAIKLSELSIGIGPFVIEPAVSRKIGVAAMSEMTINAEQFYDANWAKQKGLFAEVFETKEALDTAAEALSQKLKTYNPEAVKDMKNVMWQNTSHWDELLAERAKISGKLVLSDFTKQVLSKYKTT; encoded by the coding sequence ATGGCAGAATCTTACGTAAAACAATCCATAAACGACGGGGTAAGTTGTATTGAATTTTACAATCCTCCGCACAATGGTTTACCTAGTCATTTGCTTTTACAATTAGAGCAAGAATTAATTCAGGCCAGTAACAATGATGCTGTAAAAGTTGTAGTGCTACAAAGTGGAGGCGATAGAACCTTCTGTGCCGGAGCCAGTTTTAATGAGCTTATTACTATTGAAACAGAGGCGGAAGGAAAAATCTTTTTTTCAGGATTTGCAAAGGTTATAAATGCTATGCGAACCTGTCCGAAATTTATTATTTGTAAGGTGCAAGGGAAAACGGTTGGAGGCGGCGTTGGTATTGCCGCAGCTTCAGATTATTGTTTAGCCACTCAATATGCTGCTATAAAACTTAGTGAATTAAGTATAGGAATAGGACCCTTTGTAATAGAACCCGCCGTGAGTAGAAAAATTGGTGTGGCAGCTATGTCTGAAATGACTATTAATGCCGAACAGTTTTACGATGCAAATTGGGCCAAACAGAAAGGGTTGTTTGCCGAAGTTTTTGAAACTAAAGAAGCATTAGATACCGCTGCAGAGGCTTTAAGCCAGAAATTAAAAACCTACAATCCCGAAGCCGTAAAAGATATGAAAAATGTGATGTGGCAAAACACATCGCATTGGGACGAATTATTAGCCGAACGCGCTAAAATTAGTGGCAAGTTGGTGTTGAGTGATTTTACAAAACAGGTGTTAAGTAAGTACAAAACAACTTAA
- a CDS encoding aromatic amino acid hydroxylase: protein MSHTNIEYNSILERLPKHLQQFIKPQNYNDYTAINQAVWRYVMRKNVNYLSTVAHKSYLDGLKQTGISIENIPNMYGMNRILKEIGWAAVAVDGFIPPNAFMEFQAYNVLVIASDIRQLEHIEYTPAPDIIHEGAGHAPIIANPEYAEYLRRFGEIGCKAISSAKDYELYEAVRHLSIIKEAPDSQETEIIKAEHRVENLQKNMGQPSEMALIRNLHWWTVEYGLIGNIKHPKIYGAGLLSSIGESAWCMTDAVTKIPYTIEALHQNFDITKPQPQLYVTPDFAHLSLVLEQFANTMALRTGGLKGLQKLIDSNALGTIELSTGIQISGVFDSVLEANNQPIYFQTKGPTALAYREKELVGHGTKNHPDGFGSPIGKLKGINLAIEDMSPRDLSAYDIYEGKVVTLEFENNIKVRGEIITGKRNLQGKIILIRFKNCTVTHKDHVLFKPEWGHYDLAVGKSIHSAFSGPADFNSFNLITHKQTQPTIKAKKTKKSLDLEQLYQNVRDFREGKIDSFSYSDLIEKLQKNHPTDWLLSVELYELAHQHKAKSSEKLILKHLKHLRTSRPEISHLIDGGVKITNNVL, encoded by the coding sequence ATGAGTCATACGAATATAGAATACAACAGCATTTTAGAGCGTTTACCAAAACATCTACAACAGTTTATTAAGCCACAAAACTACAACGACTACACGGCTATAAATCAGGCTGTGTGGCGGTATGTTATGCGTAAAAATGTAAATTATTTAAGTACCGTAGCTCATAAATCTTATTTAGATGGACTAAAGCAAACTGGGATTTCCATAGAAAATATTCCGAATATGTACGGGATGAACCGTATTTTAAAAGAAATTGGATGGGCGGCAGTGGCTGTAGACGGCTTTATCCCTCCAAATGCTTTTATGGAGTTTCAGGCTTATAATGTACTTGTAATTGCCAGTGATATTCGTCAGTTAGAACATATTGAATACACCCCTGCTCCCGATATTATTCACGAAGGGGCAGGCCATGCTCCTATTATTGCAAATCCTGAATATGCCGAATATTTAAGACGGTTTGGTGAAATTGGCTGCAAAGCCATTTCGTCGGCCAAAGATTACGAGTTGTACGAAGCTGTAAGACATTTATCCATTATTAAAGAAGCTCCAGATAGTCAAGAAACTGAAATTATTAAAGCAGAACACCGGGTTGAAAACCTACAAAAAAACATGGGACAACCTAGCGAAATGGCACTAATTAGAAACCTACATTGGTGGACAGTGGAGTATGGATTAATTGGCAACATTAAACATCCTAAAATTTACGGCGCGGGCTTATTATCGTCTATAGGCGAAAGTGCGTGGTGCATGACAGATGCGGTAACAAAAATTCCGTACACTATAGAGGCATTACACCAAAATTTCGACATTACGAAACCGCAACCTCAACTTTATGTAACCCCAGATTTTGCTCATTTAAGCTTGGTTTTAGAACAGTTTGCAAATACCATGGCTCTAAGAACTGGCGGATTAAAAGGACTCCAAAAACTTATAGACTCTAACGCCTTAGGAACTATAGAACTAAGTACTGGAATTCAAATTTCGGGAGTATTTGATTCAGTTTTAGAAGCGAATAATCAGCCTATCTATTTTCAAACAAAAGGACCTACAGCGCTAGCATATCGCGAAAAAGAATTGGTAGGACACGGCACTAAAAATCATCCAGATGGTTTTGGCTCGCCTATCGGGAAATTAAAAGGCATCAATTTAGCTATTGAAGATATGAGTCCGCGTGATTTAAGTGCTTATGATATTTACGAAGGTAAAGTGGTGACTTTAGAATTTGAAAACAACATTAAAGTTCGGGGTGAAATAATAACAGGCAAGCGCAATTTACAAGGAAAAATTATTTTAATACGTTTTAAAAATTGCACCGTAACCCATAAAGACCACGTATTATTTAAACCTGAATGGGGCCATTACGATTTGGCTGTAGGCAAATCGATACATTCTGCATTTTCTGGTCCAGCCGATTTTAATAGTTTCAATTTAATAACACACAAACAAACACAGCCTACTATTAAAGCAAAAAAGACTAAAAAAAGCCTAGATTTAGAACAGCTTTATCAAAATGTTCGTGATTTTAGGGAAGGTAAAATTGATAGCTTTTCATATTCAGACCTTATAGAAAAGCTTCAAAAAAACCATCCTACAGATTGGCTTTTATCGGTCGAATTGTATGAATTAGCACATCAACATAAAGCCAAATCATCAGAAAAATTAATATTGAAACATTTAAAACACTTGAGAACAAGTCGTCCAGAAATCAGTCATTTAATTGATGGCGGCGTAAAAATTACGAACAACGTTTTGTAG
- the lipB gene encoding lipoyl(octanoyl) transferase LipB: MNKTVQIQDLGLKDYKDTWDYQEELFKQIVDLKIKNRREDTEIPTPNYFLFVEHPHVYTLGKSGHMSNMLLNEEQLKEKGATFYKINRGGDITYHGPGQIVGYPILDLDNFFTDIHKYLRFLEEIIILTLEEYGLKAERSPGETGVWLDVGTPFARKICAMGVRASRWVTMHGFALNVNANLGYFDNIIPCGIRGKAVTSMNVELGQREVNEAEVKAKLLKHFENLFEAEFTKSKF, translated from the coding sequence TTGAATAAAACAGTTCAAATACAAGATTTAGGCTTAAAAGATTACAAGGACACTTGGGATTACCAAGAAGAATTGTTTAAACAAATCGTCGATTTAAAAATAAAAAACAGAAGGGAAGACACGGAGATTCCTACTCCTAATTATTTTTTATTTGTAGAGCATCCTCATGTTTACACGTTGGGTAAAAGTGGCCATATGTCTAATATGTTACTCAACGAAGAACAATTAAAAGAGAAAGGTGCTACATTTTATAAAATTAATAGAGGTGGAGATATCACCTATCATGGTCCTGGGCAAATTGTAGGGTATCCTATTTTAGATCTCGACAATTTTTTTACAGACATACACAAATACCTTCGATTCTTAGAAGAAATTATTATTCTTACTTTAGAAGAATATGGGTTGAAGGCCGAACGTAGTCCTGGCGAAACAGGTGTTTGGCTAGACGTAGGTACTCCTTTTGCTCGAAAAATTTGCGCCATGGGCGTACGCGCAAGTCGTTGGGTTACCATGCACGGCTTTGCGCTTAATGTAAATGCTAACCTAGGGTATTTCGATAATATAATTCCATGTGGTATTCGTGGAAAGGCTGTAACCTCTATGAATGTAGAATTAGGGCAACGAGAAGTTAACGAAGCCGAAGTAAAAGCTAAACTTTTAAAACATTTTGAAAACCTCTTTGAAGCTGAATTCACTAAAAGTAAATTCTAA
- a CDS encoding YqaE/Pmp3 family membrane protein: MSIWRVILSIICPPLAVIGKGCGSVIIVFLLWLCGWVPGVIAALVILNNPKR; this comes from the coding sequence ATGAGCATCTGGAGAGTTATCCTTTCTATTATATGCCCACCTTTAGCCGTTATAGGAAAAGGTTGCGGGTCTGTAATTATCGTATTTTTATTATGGCTGTGTGGTTGGGTTCCTGGAGTCATTGCCGCCTTAGTGATCTTAAATAATCCGAAACGATAA
- the lysS gene encoding lysine--tRNA ligase, translating to MSQLSEQEIVRREKLSKLRELGINPYPADLYPLTHLSQQVKTDFEEGKTVVIAGRLMSRRIQGNASFAEVQDSAGRIQVYFNRDEICTGDDKTKYNTVYKKLLDIGDFVGIEGELFTTQVGEKTIMVKDFTILSKSLRPLPQPRVDTEGKVHDAFTDPEQRYRQRYADLVVNPHVKEVFVKRTKLYNAMRGFFNDAGYFEVETPVLQPIPGGAAARPFITHHNSLDIPLYMRIANELYLKRLIVGGFDGVYEFSKNFRNEGMDRTHNPEFTAMEIYVSYKDYNWMMDFCEKLLEHCAIAVNGTSKVTFGEHNIDFKAPYARVTMADSIKHFTGFDIIGKSEEEIREAAKGMGIQVDATMGKGKLIDEIFGEKCEGNYIQPTFITDYPKEMSPLCKEHRDNPDLTERFELMVCGKEIANAYSELNDPIDQRERFEHQLKLAQKGDDEATEFIDYDFLRALEYGMPPTSGMGIGMDRLIMFLTNNQSIQEVLFFPQMRPEKKQVEMSEDEKAVFNILKANSPIDLNSLKTQSQLSNKKWDKTIKGLTKLGLAKVDKTDEGLFVALNE from the coding sequence ATGTCGCAATTATCAGAGCAAGAAATCGTAAGAAGAGAAAAGCTAAGCAAACTTCGTGAGCTAGGGATTAATCCTTATCCTGCAGATCTTTATCCTTTAACCCATTTAAGTCAACAAGTTAAAACAGATTTTGAAGAAGGTAAGACCGTGGTAATTGCCGGACGATTAATGTCGCGTAGAATTCAGGGTAACGCTAGTTTTGCCGAAGTACAAGATAGCGCAGGACGTATTCAAGTCTATTTTAATCGTGATGAAATTTGTACAGGAGACGATAAGACAAAATACAATACCGTTTATAAAAAATTACTAGATATAGGAGATTTTGTAGGTATAGAAGGGGAGTTATTCACGACTCAAGTGGGCGAAAAAACCATAATGGTAAAAGATTTTACAATTTTAAGTAAGTCTTTACGTCCGTTACCACAACCTCGTGTAGATACAGAAGGAAAGGTTCACGATGCCTTTACAGATCCAGAACAACGATACAGACAACGCTATGCCGATTTAGTTGTGAATCCGCATGTAAAAGAAGTGTTTGTTAAACGAACAAAACTTTATAATGCCATGCGTGGTTTCTTTAACGATGCTGGTTATTTTGAAGTAGAAACCCCTGTTTTACAACCTATCCCTGGTGGTGCAGCGGCCCGTCCGTTTATTACGCATCATAACAGTTTAGATATTCCGTTATACATGAGAATTGCTAACGAATTATACCTAAAACGTTTAATTGTTGGTGGTTTTGATGGCGTTTACGAGTTTTCTAAAAACTTCAGAAATGAAGGGATGGACAGAACTCATAATCCAGAGTTTACGGCTATGGAAATCTATGTGTCTTACAAAGATTATAATTGGATGATGGATTTCTGTGAGAAACTTTTAGAACATTGTGCTATTGCAGTAAACGGTACTAGTAAAGTTACTTTTGGCGAACATAACATCGACTTTAAAGCGCCGTATGCTCGTGTAACCATGGCAGATTCTATTAAGCATTTTACCGGTTTCGATATTATTGGTAAATCTGAAGAAGAAATACGTGAAGCTGCAAAAGGCATGGGCATTCAAGTAGATGCAACCATGGGTAAAGGGAAATTAATAGATGAAATTTTTGGTGAGAAATGTGAAGGAAATTATATTCAACCAACATTCATTACAGATTATCCTAAAGAAATGAGTCCGCTTTGTAAGGAACATAGAGACAATCCAGATTTAACAGAGCGTTTCGAGCTTATGGTTTGCGGTAAGGAAATTGCTAATGCCTATTCAGAACTTAACGATCCTATAGATCAACGCGAACGTTTTGAGCACCAATTAAAATTGGCTCAAAAAGGTGATGATGAAGCGACCGAGTTTATAGATTACGACTTTTTACGTGCTCTAGAATATGGAATGCCTCCTACATCGGGAATGGGGATTGGTATGGACCGTTTAATTATGTTTTTAACCAATAACCAGTCTATTCAAGAAGTGTTATTCTTCCCGCAAATGCGTCCGGAGAAAAAACAAGTTGAAATGTCTGAAGATGAAAAGGCAGTTTTCAATATTCTAAAAGCAAATTCACCTATCGACCTTAATTCGCTAAAAACGCAATCTCAATTAAGTAATAAAAAATGGGATAAAACCATTAAAGGTTTAACTAAATTAGGGCTGGCTAAAGTTGATAAAACAGACGAAGGTTTGTTTGTAGCCTTAAATGAATAA